In one Leptolyngbya sp. BL0902 genomic region, the following are encoded:
- a CDS encoding siphovirus Gp157 family protein, whose protein sequence is MPTPKPSQPKPSPKPTPAKPNRTRAIPESVVQRSLSLSSRKAARLWMQLESGMADPTDLLPALQQAQGHQEDAVDIHVALRQHIDAEIAAAQARLDALAAVHEADIQRLKRWANSLDQGVLDLHEQGLMADEAVGQTYRIRVKHNPPSCIVLDEAMIPEPYLKAKTTYTPDKSAIKSAIQGGEAVPGADLVRKRKVVYEAAPTSLGRMTDQAQV, encoded by the coding sequence ATGCCAACGCCCAAACCCAGCCAACCCAAACCCAGCCCAAAACCCACTCCAGCCAAACCCAACCGGACTCGCGCCATCCCTGAGTCGGTGGTGCAACGCTCCCTATCCTTGTCGAGTCGGAAAGCCGCTCGACTTTGGATGCAGCTAGAGTCCGGGATGGCTGACCCCACTGACCTGCTGCCCGCCCTCCAACAGGCCCAAGGACACCAGGAAGATGCGGTTGATATCCATGTCGCCCTACGCCAGCACATTGATGCGGAGATTGCCGCAGCCCAAGCTCGCCTAGATGCCCTAGCAGCGGTGCATGAAGCGGACATTCAACGTCTGAAGCGGTGGGCCAACAGTCTAGACCAAGGCGTGCTTGACCTGCATGAGCAAGGTCTGATGGCCGATGAAGCGGTGGGTCAAACCTACCGCATTCGGGTGAAGCACAATCCGCCCAGTTGCATTGTCTTGGATGAGGCCATGATTCCAGAGCCGTACCTCAAGGCCAAAACGACCTATACGCCTGACAAGTCCGCCATCAAATCGGCCATTCAAGGGGGCGAAGCGGTGCCTGGGGCTGACCTGGTGCGCAAGCGCAAAGTGGTCTATGAAGCAGCCCCCACCAGCCTAGGACGGATGACGGATCAGGCCCAGGTTTAG
- the recG gene encoding ATP-dependent DNA helicase RecG: MTSTQTQRKTPTPDAALAKLGLTTDLDLLHHYPKQHQVIHRRKLADLQPGETVITMGRVVRHSIKDAKGGQLIVQTWVIRDKTGRHRLVCTQFHKARLPYTSAQWRQQQGQTYAQGQLVTVTGPVHHDSYVGGLTIKGDVVPIRPKSISTIPKRVLNPVYRLSKGLDMQTLQGRIREALQRTPLHDPIPAKFRQRHHLMELSEALAHIHFPPDDGQLEAARRRLVFDEFFYLQMALLLRRGQVPQRVKPQNLSRSLVERFKANLPFALTGAQRCTLSQILDDLTQTFPMNRLVQGDVGSGKTVVAVAACLAVIEQGHQAALMVPTETLAQQHYAKVKAWLEPLGLKTALLTGHTSTKERRILLSELWLGRIHLMVGTHALSSTAVQYADLGLVVIDEQHRFGVKQRNALLKKGPNPHLLSLTATPIPRTLALAMHQDMDVSLIDELPPGRLPIVTQVLTQDQSHQIHRLLDSQLAQGFQAYVVLPLVKDTDNSEMRSVETALDTYQRAFPEYQVGMLHGQMSSAAQTEALEAFRTGQTDILIATSVIEVGVDVPNATVMVVEQAERFGLAQLHQLRGRVGRSDHPSYCILVDGAETAASAERLQVLVQHQDGFTIAEADLKLRGAGDVLGHKQAGVPKFALADLMRDQALLKLAHTAARSAVNQGARLKGWNRMVTEAQRREHLEKALRHTHLN, encoded by the coding sequence ATGACCTCAACGCAAACCCAACGCAAAACGCCCACCCCCGACGCAGCCCTGGCCAAACTGGGCCTGACCACGGATCTTGACCTGCTGCACCACTACCCCAAGCAGCACCAGGTGATTCACCGCCGGAAGCTCGCCGACCTCCAGCCCGGAGAGACCGTCATAACGATGGGTCGGGTGGTTCGCCACAGTATCAAAGACGCCAAGGGTGGCCAGCTCATCGTGCAGACGTGGGTCATCCGTGACAAGACAGGTCGCCATCGCCTGGTCTGCACCCAGTTCCACAAAGCCCGTCTGCCCTACACCTCAGCCCAGTGGCGACAGCAGCAGGGCCAAACCTATGCCCAGGGCCAGTTAGTGACGGTCACAGGCCCCGTCCACCACGATAGCTATGTCGGTGGTCTGACTATCAAGGGCGATGTGGTGCCCATCCGGCCCAAGTCGATATCAACCATTCCCAAGCGAGTGCTGAACCCGGTCTACCGTCTCAGCAAAGGACTGGACATGCAGACTCTACAAGGCCGCATCCGAGAGGCACTCCAGCGCACACCCCTTCACGACCCCATCCCGGCCAAGTTTCGGCAGCGACACCACCTGATGGAACTGTCCGAAGCGCTGGCTCACATCCACTTTCCGCCTGACGATGGGCAGCTCGAAGCGGCCCGCCGTCGGCTGGTCTTTGACGAGTTCTTCTACCTCCAGATGGCATTGCTGCTGCGTCGGGGCCAAGTGCCGCAGCGGGTCAAGCCTCAAAACCTATCGCGCTCTCTTGTGGAGCGGTTCAAAGCCAACCTGCCCTTTGCCCTGACCGGAGCGCAACGGTGCACCTTGAGCCAAATCCTTGATGACTTGACCCAAACCTTCCCGATGAACCGTCTGGTGCAGGGCGATGTCGGTTCCGGTAAGACCGTGGTGGCGGTAGCGGCATGTCTGGCGGTGATTGAGCAGGGACACCAGGCGGCGCTGATGGTGCCCACCGAAACCCTGGCTCAGCAGCATTATGCCAAGGTCAAGGCGTGGCTAGAACCCTTGGGCCTCAAAACGGCTTTGCTGACAGGCCACACCTCGACCAAGGAACGACGCATCCTGTTGAGTGAGTTGTGGCTAGGCCGCATCCACCTGATGGTGGGTACCCATGCCCTGAGTAGCACAGCCGTCCAGTATGCCGACCTGGGCCTAGTGGTGATTGATGAACAGCATCGGTTTGGCGTCAAGCAACGCAACGCCCTGCTCAAAAAAGGCCCCAATCCGCACCTGCTGAGCCTGACCGCCACACCCATCCCCCGCACCCTGGCCCTGGCGATGCATCAGGATATGGACGTGAGCCTGATTGACGAGTTGCCCCCCGGTCGCCTGCCCATCGTCACGCAAGTCCTAACCCAAGACCAATCGCACCAGATCCATCGCCTGCTTGACAGTCAACTGGCCCAGGGATTTCAAGCCTACGTGGTGCTGCCCCTGGTCAAAGACACCGACAACAGCGAGATGCGCTCCGTGGAAACGGCTCTGGACACCTATCAGCGAGCCTTTCCTGAGTATCAGGTGGGAATGCTCCATGGCCAGATGAGTTCAGCGGCCCAGACCGAGGCGCTAGAAGCGTTCAGGACAGGGCAGACCGACATCCTCATCGCCACCAGCGTGATTGAGGTCGGGGTCGATGTGCCCAACGCCACGGTGATGGTAGTCGAACAAGCCGAACGGTTTGGCTTAGCCCAACTGCACCAACTGCGGGGCCGGGTGGGGCGGAGTGACCATCCTTCCTATTGCATCCTGGTGGATGGCGCGGAAACCGCTGCCAGTGCCGAACGGCTGCAAGTTCTGGTTCAGCACCAAGACGGCTTCACCATTGCCGAAGCCGACCTGAAACTGAGAGGGGCAGGTGACGTCCTAGGGCACAAGCAGGCCGGGGTTCCCAAGTTTGCCCTAGCTGACCTCATGCGTGACCAAGCCTTGCTCAAACTGGCCCATACCGCCGCCCGCTCTGCGGTCAACCAAGGGGCACGGCTTAAGGGCTGGAACCGGATGGTGACTGAAGCCCAGCGCCGGGAGCATCTCGAAAAAGCGCTTCGCCACACCCATCTGAACTAG
- a CDS encoding DUF3560 domain-containing protein — protein MTLKQAQALLHQHGLTVTESMTTPKRAHKPPRPVWLVSGRLDPFRALLYDLGGRTRYSGRNTFSFWDDPTIDIAEGIEEQGEATLEAQVALKDERSAERAERYSQRAQTKRQQRDQAYHRSHAAVAGIEPGQPVLVGHHSETHHRRALERSHRAMGQSVQADRAATRLSEKAAGSQAQVQKRQSKAYLGNRLRDAEAKKRQAERDLAQFPDHPTYLLNLQDAEAAIAHWSQELDSAGVLTPDDMAKGDFIRFIGRWYEVVRVNPKSVTITRWLDIEGWTYRVPYSEIQAHKPKAEAKAEAQTEGEGPPQG, from the coding sequence ATGACCCTAAAGCAGGCCCAAGCCCTGCTCCACCAGCATGGCCTCACCGTTACGGAATCCATGACCACACCTAAGCGAGCCCATAAGCCGCCCCGTCCCGTCTGGCTGGTATCAGGTCGCCTAGATCCGTTCCGAGCCCTGCTGTATGACCTGGGTGGAAGAACCCGGTATTCAGGCCGCAATACGTTCAGCTTTTGGGACGATCCAACCATCGACATTGCTGAGGGCATCGAAGAACAGGGCGAAGCAACCCTCGAAGCACAAGTGGCGCTCAAAGATGAACGGTCAGCCGAACGCGCTGAGCGCTATAGCCAGCGGGCACAGACTAAGCGCCAACAGCGAGACCAGGCCTATCATCGCTCCCATGCCGCTGTGGCAGGCATCGAACCCGGCCAACCTGTTCTCGTGGGCCACCATAGCGAGACCCATCACCGTCGTGCCCTGGAGCGGTCTCACCGAGCGATGGGCCAATCGGTTCAGGCCGACCGTGCGGCGACCCGACTGAGCGAAAAGGCGGCTGGCAGCCAAGCTCAGGTACAAAAGCGACAGTCCAAAGCCTATCTGGGGAATCGCCTGCGGGACGCCGAAGCCAAGAAACGACAGGCTGAGCGGGATTTGGCTCAGTTCCCTGACCACCCAACCTACCTGCTCAACCTACAAGACGCCGAGGCCGCCATTGCCCATTGGAGCCAGGAACTGGACTCTGCGGGAGTCCTGACCCCAGATGACATGGCTAAGGGCGACTTCATTCGGTTCATTGGGCGCTGGTATGAGGTGGTGCGCGTCAACCCCAAGTCTGTGACCATCACCCGCTGGCTCGACATTGAGGGCTGGACGTATCGGGTGCCCTATAGCGAGATCCAAGCCCACAAACCCAAGGCTGAAGCCAAGGCCGAGGCTCAGACCGAGGGTGAAGGGCCACCGCAAGGCTAG
- a CDS encoding DEAD/DEAH box helicase family protein, translated as MTLYDYQAQLCDDLREAIRAGHRRILAYLPTGGGKTFVAGNLAAGAVGKGNPTLFLAHRDPLIDQAYRTFSQVFGLRTGRIKSGITPDLSAPAQIAQVQSLASQNHTVPPWRLCLIDEAHSTTFFKVVQALIQANPTGIVIGLTATPFRLGQSYLADHYTALVQGPSPAQLIRRGKLVPPRYFGYDDLDLSKVTISSRTGDFDARQLQQAVNQKPLNQKLVREYQKLAGHRKGIVFATGIADSKAIAETFNEAGIPAAHLDGSVPTRKRKQIYRDHESGRIQVVVNVGTLTEGYDCRSIECVVLRRPSMSRALVIQMIGRGLRISPETGKTDCIIIDFGTGNLKRFGRIEDELDLSLDKPPDPKTEVKLVPCPQCRAMVTVFHHTCPECSFKLKPEAPHQPKVLEPIPHEWATEHLSPEELKQQAYYRRQLALAYRRGHKPGLAVVKFKAMYRIYPPAWWSQGAVFGSEPTPMQQAEYLERMVRIAEQDGLDDAWIARQIQLEFGDGFQVDSIAKVI; from the coding sequence ATGACGCTCTATGACTACCAAGCCCAACTCTGTGACGACCTTCGAGAGGCCATCCGAGCGGGGCACCGTCGGATTCTGGCCTACCTGCCGACGGGGGGCGGGAAAACCTTTGTGGCGGGCAACCTGGCCGCTGGAGCCGTCGGTAAGGGCAACCCGACCTTGTTTCTGGCCCACCGTGACCCCTTAATTGACCAAGCCTACCGCACGTTTAGTCAGGTGTTTGGGCTACGTACCGGAAGGATTAAGTCAGGCATCACCCCCGACCTGAGTGCGCCCGCTCAAATTGCCCAGGTGCAGAGCTTAGCCAGCCAGAATCATACCGTTCCGCCCTGGCGACTGTGCCTGATTGATGAGGCCCACAGCACCACCTTTTTTAAGGTCGTCCAAGCCCTGATTCAAGCGAACCCCACGGGCATCGTGATTGGCCTCACCGCCACCCCCTTCCGCCTGGGCCAGTCATACTTGGCTGACCACTACACCGCTCTGGTGCAGGGGCCATCTCCGGCTCAACTGATTCGGAGGGGTAAGCTGGTGCCGCCTCGCTACTTTGGCTACGACGACCTCGACTTGAGTAAGGTGACGATTTCTAGCCGTACCGGAGACTTCGATGCTCGACAACTTCAGCAGGCCGTCAACCAGAAACCGCTCAACCAGAAGCTGGTGCGGGAATATCAAAAGCTGGCAGGCCATCGCAAAGGGATTGTCTTTGCCACAGGCATCGCTGACTCGAAGGCCATTGCCGAGACCTTCAATGAGGCGGGCATCCCAGCGGCCCATCTGGATGGCTCGGTGCCCACCCGCAAGCGCAAGCAAATCTACCGAGACCATGAATCGGGTCGTATCCAAGTGGTCGTCAATGTCGGTACCCTCACCGAAGGCTATGACTGTCGCTCGATAGAATGCGTGGTGCTGAGGCGACCCAGTATGAGTCGCGCCCTGGTGATTCAGATGATAGGGCGGGGCTTGCGGATCAGTCCTGAAACGGGCAAGACCGACTGCATCATCATCGACTTCGGGACAGGCAACCTGAAGCGCTTTGGCCGCATCGAGGACGAGTTAGACCTGAGCCTAGACAAGCCCCCAGACCCCAAAACCGAAGTCAAACTCGTGCCCTGTCCCCAATGTCGAGCGATGGTGACGGTCTTTCATCACACCTGCCCGGAGTGCAGCTTTAAGCTCAAACCGGAAGCACCCCACCAACCGAAGGTGCTAGAGCCGATTCCCCATGAATGGGCCACAGAACACCTCAGCCCCGAGGAGTTAAAGCAGCAAGCCTACTACCGACGCCAGCTCGCCCTAGCCTACCGTCGTGGCCATAAACCGGGGTTGGCCGTAGTCAAGTTCAAGGCAATGTACCGCATCTATCCCCCGGCCTGGTGGAGCCAGGGCGCGGTGTTTGGGTCTGAACCAACGCCAATGCAACAGGCTGAATACCTCGAACGCATGGTGAGGATTGCTGAACAGGATGGCCTCGATGATGCCTGGATTGCTCGCCAGATTCAGCTTGAGTTTGGCGATGGCTTTCAGGTCGATTCCATTGCCAAGGTGATCTAG
- a CDS encoding relaxase/mobilization nuclease domain-containing protein, whose amino-acid sequence MLVKHSKRHDPLGIVQYVLGKPGAEVIGSTLACPDDPHAIAAEIRFSCAASKRLRLTTYHASLAVAPPERLSDALWHQIAQDYLAKMQYGLCPYLVVRHTDADHDHIHIVAGRLDLNRGKRVPDSWDHYKAETAARELEVEYGLTPTLSSWQTERKPPTVGMIRHERETGQPAVKPELQDLIDDLSGQVDSLDEFMDHLEEAGVELSLKPINETTVGLTYHFKGLYFSASQLGRAYTLNGLHQFRGIESPQDSAAVMAWWEQRQRGQESVQVEPELAQVQDEDHGQPESEPEAQAQGKPEREPVPQPKAQDPKPVDVDPALNLREAQPHPAQDAEDRTRKPQRQKRRHRQMER is encoded by the coding sequence ATGTTGGTTAAGCACAGCAAACGCCACGACCCCCTCGGTATCGTCCAGTACGTTCTCGGTAAGCCAGGGGCCGAGGTGATTGGTAGCACCTTGGCCTGTCCCGATGACCCCCACGCCATTGCGGCTGAGATTCGCTTTAGCTGTGCCGCGTCGAAGCGCCTCAGGCTTACCACCTACCATGCCTCTCTAGCGGTTGCCCCACCCGAACGGCTTTCAGATGCCCTGTGGCATCAGATTGCTCAGGATTACCTAGCCAAAATGCAGTACGGCCTGTGCCCCTATCTGGTGGTGCGCCATACCGATGCTGACCATGATCACATTCATATTGTGGCGGGTCGGTTGGATCTGAATCGAGGGAAGCGGGTGCCCGATAGCTGGGATCATTACAAAGCGGAAACGGCGGCCCGAGAACTGGAAGTCGAGTATGGCCTGACCCCAACCCTCTCAAGCTGGCAGACGGAACGAAAACCGCCCACCGTCGGCATGATTCGCCATGAACGAGAGACAGGCCAACCTGCCGTTAAGCCTGAACTTCAGGATTTGATTGACGACCTCTCAGGCCAAGTCGATAGCCTGGACGAGTTTATGGATCATCTAGAAGAAGCTGGGGTTGAGCTGAGTCTTAAACCCATCAACGAGACCACGGTTGGCTTGACCTATCACTTCAAAGGACTCTATTTCAGTGCTTCTCAGCTCGGTCGTGCCTACACCCTGAATGGTCTTCACCAGTTTCGAGGGATTGAGTCACCCCAGGACAGCGCCGCCGTGATGGCTTGGTGGGAGCAACGGCAGCGGGGGCAGGAATCTGTACAGGTTGAGCCAGAGCTAGCCCAAGTTCAGGATGAGGATCACGGTCAACCTGAATCCGAACCTGAAGCCCAGGCCCAGGGCAAACCTGAACGTGAACCTGTGCCTCAACCTAAAGCTCAGGATCCGAAGCCCGTAGACGTTGACCCAGCCCTAAACCTACGTGAAGCCCAGCCGCACCCAGCCCAGGACGCTGAAGACCGGACACGGAAACCGCAGCGGCAGAAGCGACGCCATCGTCAGATGGAGCGATGA
- a CDS encoding sensor histidine kinase — protein sequence MANLAHHLSQPWQALPIRWRGAVIIAIPVTCMFTALSSFAWLKASLAEDEIWIQHTQTVRLETKYLANALVEAETGVRGYGLTQREEFLEPYRWAQLEIPTSLDRLESLVSDNAAQVERVQEIRQLVNDNVRIFEQKLTLNQDLQQLPAEPDTLVPAAELYAWLEEGKDTMDATRDAIDHFMMVEDTLLTQRIQHRDRYQQGAWLVLCLLAVMGTLAAFFAMHLFHQLERELANREDHLKLTNHRLETACHQLQRFTANASHELRAPLAAILSNAQVGLMALEDFEVEHCELDEIQIHDVRPRLENIVSLTKTMGTLVNELLFLARHEGLLAPEALKPVNLTDLVAQIAEDFQSEAQAHNLHFSSQSPDTAVLVNADTNLLRQAITNLLSNACRYTPAGGHIQLRLWQKESQIIIEVKDTGIGISEASLPMIFERFYRVDPKRSKASGGLGLGLAIVQQIVQAHRGHIEVNSRLGEGSTFSILLNPEPQR from the coding sequence ATGGCAAACCTGGCCCACCACCTCTCTCAACCTTGGCAAGCCCTGCCGATTCGGTGGCGGGGTGCGGTCATCATTGCCATTCCCGTCACCTGTATGTTCACGGCGCTATCGTCCTTTGCGTGGCTCAAGGCCAGCTTAGCCGAGGATGAAATTTGGATTCAGCACACCCAAACCGTGCGGCTGGAAACGAAATATCTTGCCAACGCCCTGGTGGAGGCTGAAACGGGTGTGCGCGGCTATGGTCTGACTCAGCGGGAGGAATTTCTAGAACCCTACCGCTGGGCACAACTCGAAATTCCGACTTCCCTAGACCGTCTTGAAAGTTTAGTCAGCGACAACGCCGCCCAAGTGGAACGGGTGCAGGAAATCCGACAACTGGTGAATGACAATGTGAGAATTTTTGAGCAAAAATTGACCCTCAATCAAGACCTTCAGCAACTCCCTGCCGAACCCGATACCCTCGTTCCCGCCGCCGAACTCTACGCCTGGTTGGAGGAAGGCAAAGACACCATGGATGCCACCCGTGATGCCATCGACCACTTCATGATGGTCGAAGATACCTTGCTCACCCAGCGCATTCAACACCGAGATCGCTATCAGCAAGGGGCTTGGCTGGTGTTGTGTTTGCTGGCAGTGATGGGCACCCTAGCCGCCTTTTTTGCCATGCACCTTTTCCATCAGCTAGAGCGAGAACTCGCCAACCGTGAAGACCACCTGAAACTCACCAACCATCGACTCGAAACGGCCTGTCATCAACTTCAGCGGTTTACTGCCAACGCCTCCCACGAACTCCGTGCCCCCCTCGCTGCCATTCTGAGCAATGCCCAGGTCGGATTGATGGCGCTAGAAGACTTTGAAGTCGAGCATTGTGAACTGGATGAGATTCAAATCCATGATGTTCGTCCGCGCCTAGAGAACATTGTGAGCCTAACCAAAACGATGGGCACCTTGGTTAACGAACTGCTGTTTTTAGCCCGCCATGAAGGACTACTGGCTCCAGAGGCGTTGAAGCCTGTCAATTTAACCGACCTGGTGGCTCAGATTGCGGAGGATTTTCAGAGCGAAGCCCAAGCCCACAACCTCCACTTTTCATCGCAGAGCCCCGATACCGCAGTTCTGGTCAATGCCGACACCAATTTACTCCGTCAGGCCATCACAAACCTCCTCAGCAATGCCTGCCGATACACACCTGCTGGGGGACATATTCAACTGCGGCTCTGGCAGAAAGAATCTCAAATCATCATTGAGGTTAAAGATACTGGAATCGGTATTTCTGAAGCCTCATTACCCATGATTTTTGAACGGTTTTACCGAGTTGATCCAAAACGCAGTAAAGCCTCTGGCGGGCTAGGGTTAGGGTTGGCTATCGTGCAACAAATTGTGCAGGCCCACCGAGGCCACATTGAGGTGAATAGCCGTCTCGGAGAAGGGTCAACATTTTCTATTCTCTTGAACCCAGAGCCTCAAAGATGA
- the rppA gene encoding two-component system response regulator RppA: MRILLVEDDPAQCEPLQAALTHAGHVVDAVEDGGTARWLLGEKDYDLLILDWMLPGEEGISLCQHYRQAGKTAPVLMLTAKDTTADKVMGLDAGADDYLVKPVDLEELLARVRALRRRSPLWCGDVLQGADLVLYLDTMQVERGSHRFKLSSRDFQLLEYLLRHPRQVLSHDQIEQALWEWGSEPESNAVTARVKRLRQRLRPLDADTWIETVYGVGYRLDPPEL, encoded by the coding sequence ATGCGTATCCTGCTAGTTGAAGACGACCCCGCCCAATGCGAGCCCCTTCAAGCGGCGTTGACCCATGCTGGCCATGTGGTTGACGCCGTTGAAGATGGCGGCACCGCCCGCTGGCTGTTGGGCGAAAAAGACTACGACCTGCTGATTTTGGACTGGATGCTGCCCGGAGAGGAGGGAATTTCCCTGTGCCAGCATTACCGTCAGGCGGGCAAAACCGCCCCCGTTTTGATGCTGACGGCCAAAGACACCACGGCAGATAAGGTCATGGGTCTCGATGCCGGGGCCGATGACTATTTAGTCAAACCTGTTGATTTGGAAGAACTCTTGGCCCGCGTTCGCGCCCTGCGGCGACGGTCGCCCCTCTGGTGCGGGGATGTTTTGCAAGGGGCCGACTTGGTGCTGTACCTCGACACCATGCAGGTCGAGCGGGGCAGTCATCGCTTCAAACTCTCCAGCCGCGACTTTCAACTGCTGGAATATCTGCTGCGCCATCCTCGCCAGGTGCTCAGCCACGACCAAATCGAGCAAGCCCTGTGGGAATGGGGCTCTGAACCGGAGAGCAACGCCGTTACGGCCCGCGTCAAACGCCTGCGCCAGCGGTTGCGCCCGTTAGACGCCGACACCTGGATTGAAACGGTCTATGGTGTCGGGTATCGCCTCGACCCTCCTGAGCTTTGA
- a CDS encoding calcium-binding protein, translated as MVGLGCYFRSARFKKCQSYGKKAMSNRSLASRSTSFNGTVSNVWEDGFSLNLGSQILRVDSWDLYGDSTRNFVSIGDRLTVLGEFDDREFDASSITRQGNRSNHTSTRGDSINVVMNPNRITTILGTNGSDDLRGGRGNDRLYGLGGDDDLLGGFGNDVLIGGAGDDDLFGEGGNDTLRGDNGNDDLFGGAGNDILLGGSGNDDLFGGAGNDTLRGGNGHDTLIGGPGRDILIGGAGRDEFVLQPRGNDIIRDFQDGVDELYLSGGLSFNQLTLQQRGNDTLISANGNRVALLLNIDANTITMTDLQQF; from the coding sequence ATGGTTGGCCTGGGTTGTTATTTTCGTAGTGCGCGTTTCAAAAAATGTCAAAGTTATGGAAAGAAGGCAATGAGTAATAGAAGTCTTGCGTCAAGAAGTACCTCCTTTAACGGTACTGTTTCTAACGTATGGGAAGATGGCTTTTCTTTAAATTTAGGTAGCCAAATTCTACGAGTGGATAGCTGGGATCTCTATGGTGACTCAACTCGAAACTTCGTATCGATTGGCGATAGGTTAACGGTTTTAGGCGAATTTGATGATAGGGAGTTTGATGCTTCCTCCATCACTCGACAAGGTAACAGGAGTAATCACACAAGCACCCGTGGAGATAGCATCAATGTTGTTATGAACCCTAACCGAATCACCACGATCCTTGGCACTAATGGCTCCGATGATCTTCGAGGTGGTCGAGGAAATGATCGACTGTATGGGTTAGGTGGAGATGATGACCTATTGGGTGGATTTGGAAATGATGTTTTGATAGGCGGGGCTGGAGATGATGATCTTTTTGGAGAGGGCGGGAACGATACCCTGCGAGGTGACAATGGAAACGATGACCTCTTTGGTGGAGCCGGGAACGATATTTTGCTAGGTGGATCTGGAAATGATGATCTCTTCGGGGGAGCTGGAAACGACACCTTGCGGGGTGGCAATGGTCATGACACATTAATTGGTGGCCCTGGTCGTGATATTCTCATTGGCGGTGCAGGCCGCGATGAATTTGTTTTACAACCACGTGGCAATGACATCATCCGAGACTTTCAGGATGGAGTAGATGAACTGTATCTTTCCGGCGGCTTGTCATTTAATCAGTTAACATTGCAGCAGCGGGGGAATGATACTCTCATTTCTGCTAACGGCAACCGTGTAGCTTTGCTGTTGAATATCGATGCCAATACTATTACCATGACTGATCTACAGCAGTTTTAG
- a CDS encoding ParA family protein: MVYKIAVSGRKGGVGKTTVACGLASVFASQGQRVLVIDLDPQSNTAYVLGTDPTAAGTAQLLLGQFPMPVEALENLHVLPGGPDLTSYGVQSSDPEDLADAVDVLNYDVILFDCPPGVEYLERLGWVAADTTLVCTNAHPLAVMGAGRVINELNARQQKGRRGSKRYALILSMIDLRRSMDQSLDAQLASAYPNTQRMVVRQDTTLAWASAERVPLMEYDHKCKGAEDLQKIAEWIKNA; the protein is encoded by the coding sequence ATGGTGTATAAGATTGCAGTGAGTGGTCGGAAGGGCGGCGTAGGGAAAACAACCGTTGCTTGTGGGTTGGCCTCTGTGTTTGCAAGCCAAGGGCAACGGGTACTGGTCATTGACCTCGATCCCCAGTCCAATACGGCCTATGTATTAGGCACCGACCCTACAGCGGCAGGCACAGCCCAGTTGCTGTTAGGACAATTCCCCATGCCCGTTGAAGCCCTGGAGAATTTGCATGTGCTTCCAGGCGGCCCTGATTTAACTAGTTACGGGGTTCAGTCCTCAGACCCTGAAGATTTAGCGGATGCGGTTGATGTATTGAACTACGACGTGATTCTCTTTGATTGCCCACCTGGGGTTGAGTACCTCGAACGTTTAGGATGGGTGGCCGCCGATACCACGCTGGTCTGCACGAATGCTCATCCTTTGGCGGTGATGGGGGCCGGGCGAGTTATCAATGAACTGAATGCGCGACAGCAAAAAGGGCGACGAGGCTCCAAACGCTATGCCTTAATCCTCAGCATGATTGATTTACGTCGCTCCATGGATCAGTCTCTGGATGCACAACTGGCCTCGGCCTACCCAAACACTCAGCGCATGGTCGTTCGCCAAGATACGACCTTGGCCTGGGCCAGTGCCGAACGGGTGCCGCTCATGGAGTATGACCATAAGTGCAAAGGAGCCGAGGATTTACAGAAAATTGCGGAGTGGATCAAGAATGCCTAG